From one uncultured Paludibacter sp. genomic stretch:
- a CDS encoding hypothetical protein (Evidence 5 : Unknown function) produces the protein MDKEQNKFMTDLNRLLESQDFQSEEELKAFMNNLMGQKIPTFSNNGLNKRLNAQDLVYEAYDLSPAKAKKKIEQALELDPECIGAYEYLGSSENSIELASIFFEKGISIGRELFLGKNYKNYKGHFWGILETRPFMRCLHSYSEILYLKNKKNESIKILEEMISLNPNDNQGVRDFLLLYLVELNENEKFEKYYKMYEEDDIAFSLFNFALYTFKNEGNTTNSKNQLQNAIQKNKFIISKLIAGKTISKQQEYYSLGDESEADYYVNYALQVWQQTKGAISWLKQNAK, from the coding sequence ATGGATAAAGAACAGAATAAATTTATGACCGATTTAAATCGACTTCTTGAAAGTCAAGATTTTCAATCAGAAGAAGAATTAAAAGCCTTTATGAACAACCTAATGGGACAAAAAATCCCAACATTCTCTAATAATGGGCTGAATAAAAGATTGAATGCACAAGACTTAGTTTATGAGGCTTATGATTTATCTCCAGCAAAAGCTAAAAAGAAAATTGAACAAGCACTTGAACTTGACCCTGAATGTATAGGAGCATACGAATATTTAGGCAGTTCTGAAAATTCTATTGAACTTGCAAGTATTTTTTTTGAAAAAGGTATATCGATTGGTAGAGAATTATTTCTTGGAAAAAATTATAAAAATTACAAGGGTCATTTCTGGGGAATTTTAGAGACACGTCCATTTATGCGTTGCTTACATTCATATTCTGAAATTCTTTATCTAAAAAATAAAAAAAATGAAAGCATTAAGATTTTAGAAGAAATGATTTCTTTAAATCCAAATGATAATCAAGGTGTAAGAGATTTTTTATTGTTATATCTCGTTGAACTTAATGAAAATGAGAAATTTGAGAAATATTATAAAATGTACGAGGAAGATGATATAGCATTCTCATTATTCAACTTTGCGTTATATACATTTAAAAACGAAGGAAATACAACAAATTCTAAAAATCAACTACAAAATGCTATTCAGAAAAACAAGTTCATTATCAGTAAATTAATTGCAGGAAAAACGATTTCTAAACAACAAGAATATTATAGTTTAGGAGATGAAAGTGAAGCTGATTATTATGTTAATTACGCACTTCAAGTTTGGCAACAAACAAAGGGAGCAATAAGTTGGTTGAAACAAAATGCAAAATAA
- a CDS encoding Methyltransferase, UbiE/COQ5 family protein, translating into MSKDIKLKMSDLDTYLTKIDRVFPINKLLEQHIDQRVIVNYYVDSIAGYKYFHSGAGAIHMALNYDGVFNAEGYYQQLIEIREMIASDESKKVLELASGNGFNSSYLAKKNPNFYFTGIDLTDKQVALAKKRARRLKNLNFQQGDFHCPEFENATFDYVFQLESVCYAQDPAKVLAEMYRILKPGGKFIMFEGYRAADFDKQDPKIRLAAQLAEKAMAIKEFLPIDTWLKLAEDTGFKIVESSDISPAIMPTLGRLQKLARGFYKYNSLNRLFRAILPKAMLVNSVAGLTMPFATEYKALVYYRIVLQK; encoded by the coding sequence ATGAGTAAGGATATCAAATTGAAGATGAGTGATTTGGATACTTATCTTACCAAAATTGATCGGGTCTTTCCGATTAATAAACTTTTAGAGCAACACATAGACCAGAGAGTAATTGTGAATTATTATGTAGATAGCATCGCCGGATACAAATATTTTCATTCCGGGGCAGGCGCCATTCATATGGCTCTAAATTACGACGGGGTGTTCAATGCCGAGGGTTATTATCAGCAATTGATTGAAATCCGTGAAATGATAGCTTCAGACGAATCCAAAAAAGTACTTGAATTAGCCAGCGGCAACGGATTCAATTCATCTTATCTTGCAAAAAAAAATCCAAACTTTTATTTCACTGGCATTGATTTGACGGATAAACAAGTAGCGCTCGCTAAAAAAAGAGCGCGCAGATTAAAAAATCTGAATTTCCAGCAAGGTGATTTTCACTGCCCTGAATTTGAAAATGCAACCTTCGATTATGTGTTTCAGTTGGAATCGGTGTGTTATGCACAGGATCCGGCTAAAGTATTGGCTGAAATGTACCGGATATTGAAACCCGGCGGTAAGTTTATTATGTTTGAAGGTTATCGGGCAGCGGATTTCGATAAACAAGATCCAAAAATCCGGTTGGCAGCTCAACTGGCAGAAAAAGCGATGGCGATTAAAGAGTTTTTGCCAATTGATACGTGGCTGAAACTGGCTGAAGATACTGGCTTTAAAATCGTGGAAAGTAGCGACATTTCACCGGCAATAATGCCTACCCTTGGTCGTTTGCAAAAACTTGCCCGCGGATTTTACAAATACAACTCCCTGAATCGCTTGTTCAGAGCCATATTGCCCAAAGCCATGCTGGTGAATTCGGTTGCAGGTCTTACCATGCCATTTGCTACGGAATACAAAGCTCTGGTTTACTACCGGATTGTATTGCAGAAATAA
- a CDS encoding hypothetical protein (Evidence 5 : Unknown function), whose amino-acid sequence MLSTNVSSMLSVLTLKRQLYDETIDFCANCKTKRNYKYNCLFGYKNY is encoded by the coding sequence ATGCTTTCTACCAATGTTTCAAGTATGCTCAGCGTTTTAACATTAAAACGGCAGCTTTATGATGAAACCATTGACTTTTGCGCCAATTGCAAAACTAAAAGAAATTACAAATATAATTGTTTATTTGGATACAAAAATTACTAA
- the nlaIIIM gene encoding Modification methylase NlaIII: MNYIGSKYKLSDFIKQSVYQVVGNDLSEKVFCDLFAGTGIVGRSFKQEVKKIISNDIEYYSYVLNRNYIGNSRLLEYEPFIEELNQLNGTDGFIFEEYSEKGKAQRQYFSEENGRKMDAVRQKMETWKKSGVISDDMYFFLLASLIESADKVANTASVYGAFLKHIKKSAQKKLIIEPALFSPGNNKNEVFNEDSNVLIHKIKGDILYLDPPYNAREYGANYHILNTIALYDNFTPQGKTGLRKYARSSYCKKNEVEKSFDELIKNADFKYIFLSYNNEGLMPAQTIKTVMSKYGKLNIFSTDYQRFKADKTENRNHKASATTEYLYVLEKTGIG; this comes from the coding sequence ATGAATTACATCGGCTCCAAATACAAACTTTCCGATTTTATAAAACAATCTGTTTATCAGGTAGTTGGTAATGATTTATCCGAAAAGGTTTTTTGCGATTTGTTTGCCGGAACAGGAATTGTGGGACGCAGTTTTAAGCAGGAAGTAAAAAAAATCATCAGTAACGATATTGAGTATTACAGTTACGTCCTCAATAGAAATTACATCGGTAACTCGCGTTTGTTGGAATACGAGCCGTTTATTGAAGAACTAAATCAACTCAACGGAACCGACGGCTTTATTTTTGAAGAATATTCCGAAAAAGGAAAAGCGCAACGGCAGTATTTTTCGGAAGAAAACGGTAGAAAAATGGATGCGGTGCGGCAAAAAATGGAGACGTGGAAAAAATCCGGCGTAATTTCGGACGATATGTATTTTTTTCTGTTGGCGTCTTTAATAGAAAGCGCGGATAAAGTGGCAAATACCGCATCGGTTTACGGAGCGTTTCTAAAACACATCAAAAAATCGGCGCAAAAAAAACTCATCATAGAACCCGCTCTTTTTTCTCCGGGAAATAACAAAAACGAAGTGTTTAACGAAGACAGCAACGTTTTAATTCATAAAATTAAAGGCGATATTCTGTATCTCGACCCGCCTTACAATGCCCGTGAATATGGAGCCAATTATCATATTTTGAACACTATAGCATTGTACGATAATTTTACGCCTCAGGGGAAAACGGGTTTGAGAAAATATGCGCGCTCCAGCTACTGCAAAAAAAATGAGGTGGAAAAATCGTTTGACGAACTGATTAAAAATGCCGACTTCAAATACATTTTTTTAAGTTACAACAACGAAGGGTTGATGCCGGCACAAACGATAAAAACGGTGATGTCCAAGTATGGAAAATTGAATATTTTTTCTACCGATTATCAACGCTTCAAAGCGGACAAAACCGAAAACCGCAATCACAAAGCCAGTGCGACTACCGAATATTTGTATGTGTTGGAAAAAACCGGAATTGGGTAG
- a CDS encoding C_GCAxxG_C_C family protein yields the protein MKHNELIAEYLSQGFNCAQVVTVSFAEKLNADKKTLLATAAGFGGGIGRQGLTCGAVSGGVIVLGLTKGQIEPFDTDSKQATYQAVQEFSSRFKQKNGAIACKDLLNCDISTPEGFELHKQGCHKEICFRCIETAIEILDEMLK from the coding sequence ATGAAACACAACGAACTTATTGCAGAATATCTGTCGCAAGGTTTTAATTGCGCACAAGTAGTAACTGTTTCTTTTGCCGAAAAACTTAACGCTGATAAAAAAACATTACTGGCAACTGCTGCAGGTTTTGGAGGTGGAATTGGTCGTCAAGGTTTAACGTGTGGCGCTGTCAGCGGAGGCGTTATTGTGTTGGGCTTAACAAAAGGTCAAATCGAACCGTTTGACACCGATTCAAAACAAGCTACTTATCAGGCAGTTCAAGAATTCTCTTCCCGATTTAAGCAAAAAAACGGTGCGATTGCGTGTAAGGATTTATTGAATTGCGACATCAGCACGCCCGAAGGATTTGAACTTCACAAACAGGGCTGCCACAAAGAAATATGTTTCCGATGTATTGAAACCGCAATAGAAATATTGGATGAAATGTTGAAATAA
- the bioB gene encoding Biotin synthase yields the protein MHDIFKNLLTSPSGSWRTSDIVQLLSAKGEDEKLLFDFASDIKQKNVGNSVYLRGLIELSNVCEKDCYYCGIRKSNSNVKRYSLSEEEILEAIRFAYEKGYGSVAIQSGEIQSNAFTEKISRILQKAREISNGELGVTLSCGEQTEETYQKWFENGAQRYLLRIESSNQGLYKKLHPDDAKHRFEKRLQALQILKKTGYQVGTGVMIGLPFQTVENLADDLLFMKNFDIVMCGMGPYIEHHETPLYQYKDTLLPLKERLGLSLKMVAVLRILMPDINIAATTALQTIEKSARIKAIQIGANVMMPNITPKKYRDDYFLYENKPVSTQNDEDELHFLDEQLKNIGHRIGYFQQGNSKHFKF from the coding sequence ATGCATGATATATTCAAAAATTTATTAACTTCTCCTTCAGGGAGTTGGAGGACTTCCGATATTGTTCAACTTCTTTCTGCAAAAGGAGAAGATGAAAAATTACTTTTTGATTTTGCATCGGACATAAAACAAAAAAATGTAGGAAATTCGGTTTATTTGCGTGGATTGATTGAACTTTCAAACGTCTGTGAGAAAGATTGTTATTACTGCGGAATTAGAAAATCCAATTCAAATGTAAAAAGATACTCCCTTTCTGAAGAAGAAATTCTGGAAGCCATCCGTTTTGCTTATGAAAAAGGATATGGATCGGTCGCGATTCAATCGGGTGAAATTCAGAGCAATGCCTTTACAGAAAAAATCAGTCGTATTCTTCAAAAAGCGCGTGAAATATCCAACGGAGAACTTGGAGTTACTCTTTCTTGCGGCGAACAAACCGAAGAAACTTACCAAAAGTGGTTCGAAAACGGCGCCCAACGTTATTTACTTCGGATAGAATCATCCAATCAAGGTTTATATAAAAAACTGCATCCTGATGATGCAAAACACCGTTTTGAAAAACGGCTGCAAGCATTACAAATATTGAAAAAAACAGGTTATCAGGTAGGAACGGGAGTGATGATCGGACTTCCGTTTCAAACGGTGGAAAATCTGGCGGATGATTTGCTTTTTATGAAAAATTTCGATATAGTGATGTGCGGAATGGGACCTTACATTGAACATCACGAAACACCTTTGTATCAATATAAAGATACTTTACTTCCGTTAAAAGAGCGTTTGGGTTTGAGTTTGAAAATGGTGGCTGTTTTGCGGATTTTAATGCCCGATATTAACATTGCCGCTACCACCGCTTTACAAACCATTGAGAAAAGCGCGCGCATAAAAGCCATCCAAATTGGCGCAAATGTGATGATGCCCAACATTACTCCTAAAAAATATCGCGATGATTATTTCTTGTATGAAAACAAACCGGTTTCTACTCAAAACGATGAGGACGAATTGCATTTTTTAGACGAACAACTAAAAAATATCGGACATCGAATCGGATATTTTCAGCAGGGAAATTCAAAGCATTTTAAATTTTAA
- the mnmE gene encoding tRNA modification GTPase MnmE encodes MKDIKPHIGIFGRRNSGKSSLINLLTGQEIAIVSEKPGTTTDPVSKSVEIFGIGPVILIDTAGIDDVGELGEKRIKKSKEALKKVDCAILLMADNVFDNFEIDLIKLFEEFDVPHLIVHNKSDISAIKTTTVEEIKKYSPAIIFDFSTINDDKKEELISLLKSTIPTTSYQKPSLLGDLVKPKDVVLLITPVDSEAPDGRMILPQNMAIRDVLDNDCITVVIKETELEDFFKLGVKPALAVTDSQAFAYVSKIVPENIPLTGFSVVFARFKGNFEKYLEGTPHISQLKEGDKVLILESCTHQVSCDDIGRVKIPRLLQKFTGKKLDFAFVSGLSEIKEDVTNFAFVVQCGGCMVTRKQLLNRLKPFIDAGIPVSNYGMTLAYVNGIFDRATKIFRSLTPKEE; translated from the coding sequence ATGAAAGACATTAAACCGCATATCGGAATTTTTGGTCGCCGGAATTCGGGCAAAAGTTCATTAATCAACTTATTAACAGGACAAGAAATTGCCATTGTATCTGAAAAACCCGGTACTACAACTGATCCTGTGAGTAAATCGGTGGAAATTTTTGGAATTGGTCCCGTGATTTTGATTGATACAGCCGGTATAGACGATGTAGGCGAGTTGGGCGAAAAACGGATCAAAAAATCGAAAGAAGCGCTAAAAAAAGTGGATTGCGCTATTTTGTTAATGGCTGATAATGTGTTTGACAACTTTGAAATAGATTTGATAAAGTTATTTGAAGAATTTGATGTTCCGCATTTGATTGTGCATAATAAAAGTGATATTTCAGCCATCAAAACCACCACTGTTGAAGAAATTAAAAAATATTCTCCTGCCATAATATTTGATTTCAGTACGATAAATGATGACAAAAAAGAAGAACTCATTTCGTTGCTTAAAAGTACCATCCCAACAACTTCATACCAAAAACCATCGTTATTGGGCGATTTGGTGAAACCAAAAGACGTGGTTTTACTCATAACGCCTGTGGACAGTGAAGCTCCGGACGGCAGAATGATTTTACCGCAAAATATGGCGATTCGTGATGTGCTTGATAATGATTGTATTACGGTGGTGATTAAAGAAACGGAATTGGAAGATTTCTTCAAACTCGGAGTAAAACCGGCGTTAGCAGTAACCGATAGTCAGGCGTTTGCATACGTTTCAAAAATTGTTCCCGAAAACATTCCTCTTACCGGTTTCAGTGTTGTTTTTGCCCGCTTTAAAGGTAATTTTGAAAAATATCTGGAAGGAACGCCGCATATTTCTCAATTAAAAGAAGGCGACAAAGTATTGATTTTGGAAAGTTGTACGCATCAAGTAAGTTGCGATGATATCGGACGGGTAAAAATTCCGCGATTATTACAGAAATTTACCGGAAAGAAATTGGATTTTGCTTTTGTATCGGGGCTTTCGGAGATAAAAGAAGATGTTACAAACTTTGCATTTGTTGTGCAATGCGGGGGATGTATGGTAACGCGAAAGCAACTTCTCAATCGGCTGAAACCGTTTATTGATGCCGGAATTCCTGTTTCAAACTACGGAATGACATTGGCTTATGTAAATGGAATTTTTGACAGAGCAACGAAAATATTTCGCTCACTAACTCCTAAAGAGGAATAA
- a CDS encoding Iron-only hydrogenase maturation rSAM protein HydG: protein MKFTPEKYKIPDVPMQSFIDTDEVWDYINNTVSTKERVREVIAKSLSKKRLNLEETAVLINTADAELIQEIKEGAKTLKKNIYGNRIVLFAPLYVGNKCSNNCTYCGFRASNTDAVRKTLTDDELVKEIEALEDNGQKRLILVYGEHAQYSPDYIAETVKTAYRVKKGHGEIRRVNINAAPLEIEGFKVVKEAGIGTYQVFQETYHREVYKTYHLRGKKADFDYRLTSLDRAQEAGLDDVGIGALFGLYDWRFEVLGLVRHTNHLEACYNVGPHTISFPRIKDASMLDLGETYFVSDENFAKLVAILRLAVPYTGMILTAREPATLRNELIQYGVSQIDGGTKIELGSYVEKEKNHDLNKGQFRINDDRSLNEIIDELIEQGMLPSFCTSCYRAGRTGEHFMEFSVPGFIKRYCTPNAILTLAEYLEDYAPQHTAEKGWNVIEKNILTLDEKMQQSVRERIKKVKQGERDLYY from the coding sequence ATGAAATTCACGCCAGAAAAATATAAAATTCCCGACGTACCCATGCAATCTTTTATAGATACGGACGAAGTTTGGGATTATATCAACAATACGGTTTCAACCAAAGAACGCGTGCGGGAAGTCATTGCGAAATCTCTATCGAAAAAACGGTTGAATTTGGAAGAAACAGCGGTTTTAATCAATACTGCCGATGCCGAACTCATTCAAGAAATAAAAGAGGGTGCAAAAACGTTGAAAAAAAATATTTACGGAAACCGTATTGTGCTTTTTGCACCGCTTTATGTGGGAAATAAATGTTCTAACAATTGTACGTATTGTGGTTTTCGTGCTTCCAACACCGATGCTGTTCGTAAAACATTGACCGATGATGAATTGGTAAAAGAAATTGAAGCGCTGGAAGACAACGGACAGAAACGACTGATACTTGTATACGGTGAACATGCACAATACAGTCCTGATTATATTGCAGAAACGGTAAAAACGGCTTATCGTGTAAAAAAAGGACATGGCGAAATCCGCAGGGTAAACATTAATGCTGCTCCTCTCGAAATTGAAGGATTTAAGGTGGTAAAAGAAGCGGGCATAGGAACGTATCAAGTTTTTCAGGAAACATACCATCGTGAAGTATATAAAACCTACCATTTACGAGGTAAAAAAGCCGATTTCGATTATCGACTGACTTCTTTAGACAGAGCACAGGAAGCGGGATTGGATGATGTAGGAATTGGCGCTTTATTTGGACTTTACGATTGGCGGTTTGAAGTGCTTGGCTTGGTTCGTCATACAAATCATTTGGAAGCGTGCTACAATGTAGGTCCTCATACCATTTCGTTTCCGCGTATAAAAGATGCGTCTATGTTGGATTTGGGCGAAACTTATTTTGTTTCCGATGAAAATTTTGCAAAATTGGTGGCTATTTTGCGTCTTGCTGTTCCTTATACAGGAATGATTCTTACGGCGCGCGAACCTGCAACTCTTCGTAACGAACTCATTCAATACGGAGTTTCTCAAATTGACGGAGGGACAAAAATCGAACTCGGGAGCTACGTGGAAAAAGAAAAAAATCACGACTTAAATAAAGGTCAATTCCGCATTAACGACGATCGTTCTCTCAACGAAATCATTGATGAGTTAATTGAACAGGGAATGCTTCCTTCGTTTTGCACATCGTGTTATCGCGCCGGACGTACCGGCGAACATTTTATGGAATTTTCCGTTCCCGGATTTATAAAACGCTATTGCACGCCTAATGCCATACTTACTTTAGCGGAATATCTGGAAGATTATGCGCCGCAACATACAGCAGAAAAAGGTTGGAATGTAATTGAAAAAAACATCCTGACTTTGGATGAAAAAATGCAACAATCTGTACGTGAGCGTATTAAAAAAGTAAAACAAGGAGAAAGAGATTTGTATTATTAA
- a CDS encoding Succinate dehydrogenase subunit C translates to MWLIHSSIGRKLIMSISGIFLVLFLTFHSLMNVTVLFSAEAYNKICELLGANWYALIGTKVLAIGFIVHILYALYLSYLNMKARGNDKYAVTARQEGVSWASKNMLILGTIIFGFLVLHFFNFWAKMQLVELTHGHEWEAAGLHNPADGAYFIQTLFTNPIYCIVYIVWLVAIWFHLTHGVWSALQTLGLNNKTWLPRVKVISNVYATIIVLIFISIPVYFLLGFRVL, encoded by the coding sequence ATGTGGTTAATTCATTCCTCTATCGGGAGAAAACTCATTATGAGTATTTCGGGGATTTTCCTTGTGCTGTTTTTAACTTTTCACAGTTTAATGAATGTAACGGTACTTTTTAGCGCCGAAGCGTACAATAAAATTTGTGAACTGTTAGGAGCAAACTGGTATGCCCTGATTGGCACAAAAGTGCTTGCTATTGGTTTTATTGTGCATATTTTGTATGCGCTCTATTTGTCGTACCTGAATATGAAAGCGCGCGGCAACGACAAGTATGCTGTAACTGCACGTCAGGAAGGCGTATCGTGGGCATCAAAAAATATGTTGATACTTGGAACCATTATTTTTGGATTTTTGGTATTGCACTTTTTCAATTTCTGGGCAAAAATGCAATTAGTGGAGCTCACACACGGACACGAATGGGAAGCTGCCGGATTGCATAATCCTGCCGATGGAGCTTATTTTATCCAAACACTTTTTACTAATCCGATTTACTGCATTGTTTATATCGTTTGGTTAGTAGCTATTTGGTTTCACCTTACACACGGCGTTTGGAGTGCATTACAAACATTAGGATTAAACAATAAAACTTGGTTGCCCCGCGTAAAAGTTATTTCTAACGTGTATGCCACTATTATTGTTTTGATATTTATATCTATCCCCGTTTATTTTTTACTTGGTTTTCGGGTGCTGTAA
- a CDS encoding Succinate dehydrogenase subunit A: MAKKEISTQVEKTITRQDAKIPEGPLAEKWTNYKDHQKLVNPANKRRLDIIVVGTGLAGASAAASLAEMGFNVLNFCIQDSPRRAHSIAAQGGINAAKNYPNDGDSVYRLFYDTIKGGDYRAREANVYRLAEVSNNIIDQCVAQGVPFAREYGGLLDNRSFGGAQVSRTFYAKGQTGQQLLLGAYSALSRQIGKGSVKLYSRYEMLDVVVIDGRARGIIARNLVTGKVERFFAHAVVIGTGGYGNAFFLSTNAMASNGSAAMQMYRKGAYFANPAYAQIHPTCIPVHGDYQSKLTLMSESLRNDGRIWVPKKKEDAEAIRAGKLKPTDLKEEDRDYYLERRYPAFGNLVPRDVASRAAKERCDAGFGVGNTGLAVYLDFSDAINRLGENVVRARYGNLFQMYEKIVDDNPYKTPMMIYPAIHYTMGGIWVDYELQTSIKGLFCIGEANFSDHGANRLGASALMQGLADGYFVLPYTIQNYLADQIQVPRMSTDLPEFAEAEKAVDERIQKIMSIQGKRSVDSIHKELGLVMWDFVGMGRTAEGLKTALDRIKEIRKEFWSNVYVPGKADGLNNELEKALRLADFIEIGELMARDGLNREESCGGHFREEYQTPDGEALRNDEKFSYASCWKYTGEENEPELLKEPLDYEFVVRQQRNYKA, encoded by the coding sequence ATGGCAAAAAAAGAAATATCTACTCAGGTAGAAAAAACAATAACAAGACAAGATGCTAAAATTCCCGAAGGACCTTTAGCGGAAAAATGGACAAATTACAAAGACCATCAAAAACTTGTAAATCCAGCCAATAAACGCCGTTTAGACATTATTGTGGTAGGAACAGGATTGGCAGGCGCCTCTGCAGCAGCTTCATTGGCGGAAATGGGTTTTAATGTATTAAATTTCTGTATTCAAGATTCTCCACGCCGAGCTCACTCTATTGCAGCACAAGGCGGTATCAATGCTGCAAAAAACTATCCTAACGATGGAGATTCTGTGTATCGTCTTTTCTATGATACAATAAAAGGCGGCGACTATCGCGCACGCGAAGCAAATGTGTATCGTTTAGCTGAAGTTTCCAATAATATTATAGACCAATGTGTAGCGCAAGGAGTCCCTTTTGCTCGCGAATACGGCGGCTTGCTTGACAACCGCTCTTTTGGCGGAGCGCAAGTTTCACGTACCTTTTACGCTAAAGGACAAACCGGACAACAACTTTTGTTAGGCGCCTATTCCGCTTTAAGCCGCCAAATTGGCAAAGGAAGCGTAAAATTATATTCTCGTTACGAAATGCTGGATGTAGTTGTAATTGATGGTCGTGCGCGTGGTATTATCGCACGAAATTTAGTCACCGGAAAAGTGGAACGTTTCTTTGCTCACGCTGTTGTAATTGGAACCGGCGGATACGGAAACGCTTTTTTCCTTTCTACCAATGCAATGGCTTCCAATGGTTCGGCTGCAATGCAAATGTACCGTAAAGGAGCTTATTTCGCAAATCCGGCGTACGCACAAATTCACCCGACTTGTATTCCTGTTCATGGCGATTATCAATCAAAATTAACGTTGATGTCGGAATCGCTTCGTAACGACGGACGTATTTGGGTTCCAAAGAAAAAAGAAGACGCCGAAGCTATTCGCGCCGGAAAATTAAAGCCAACCGATTTAAAAGAAGAAGATCGCGATTATTATTTAGAACGTCGTTATCCGGCTTTCGGAAATTTAGTTCCACGTGATGTTGCCTCACGCGCTGCAAAAGAACGCTGCGATGCAGGTTTCGGAGTAGGTAATACAGGATTGGCAGTTTATCTTGATTTTTCCGATGCAATTAATCGCTTGGGAGAAAATGTAGTTCGTGCTCGTTACGGAAACTTATTCCAAATGTATGAAAAAATCGTTGACGACAATCCATATAAAACTCCAATGATGATTTATCCCGCCATTCACTATACAATGGGTGGAATTTGGGTAGATTATGAATTACAAACTTCGATAAAAGGACTTTTCTGTATCGGTGAAGCAAATTTCTCAGACCACGGAGCAAACCGTTTGGGGGCTTCTGCTTTAATGCAAGGATTAGCCGATGGTTATTTTGTATTGCCTTACACTATTCAAAACTATTTGGCAGACCAAATTCAAGTGCCTCGTATGAGTACCGATTTACCCGAATTTGCAGAAGCGGAAAAAGCCGTTGATGAACGTATTCAAAAAATTATGTCTATTCAAGGCAAACGTTCTGTAGATTCTATTCATAAAGAATTAGGATTAGTAATGTGGGATTTCGTGGGAATGGGACGTACCGCAGAAGGTTTAAAAACCGCGTTAGATAGAATTAAGGAAATCCGTAAAGAATTTTGGTCAAACGTATATGTTCCGGGAAAAGCCGACGGTTTAAATAACGAACTTGAAAAAGCATTGCGTCTGGCAGACTTTATCGAAATCGGAGAATTGATGGCACGCGACGGTTTGAATCGTGAAGAATCTTGCGGCGGTCACTTCCGCGAAGAATACCAAACTCCTGATGGCGAAGCATTACGTAATGATGAAAAATTCTCTTACGCTTCTTGCTGGAAATATACCGGAGAAGAAAACGAACCTGAATTATTAAAAGAACCGCTGGATTACGAATTTGTAGTTCGTCAGCAAAGAAATTATAAAGCGTAA
- a CDS encoding Succinate dehydrogenase subunit B — MEKSINLTLKVWRQAGPKVKGKFETYKLDNVPTDASFLEMMDILNEKLINDRHEPIAFDHDCREGICGMCSMYINGHPHGPDGEITTCQLHMRNFKDGETITIEPWRSAAFPIIKDLMVDRSAYDKIIQAGGFVSVNTGGVPDGNAIPIPKPYADEAMDAASCIGCGACAAACKNGSAMLFVAAKVSQLALLPQGRVEAARRAKVMVAKMDELGFGNCTNTGACEAECPKNVSISHIARLNREFLSAKLKD; from the coding sequence ATGGAAAAAAGTATAAATCTCACGCTAAAAGTTTGGCGTCAAGCAGGTCCGAAAGTAAAAGGAAAATTCGAGACTTATAAATTGGATAACGTTCCAACAGATGCATCATTCCTCGAAATGATGGACATTTTGAATGAAAAGTTAATCAACGACAGACACGAACCAATCGCATTTGATCACGACTGCCGTGAAGGCATCTGCGGTATGTGTAGTATGTATATAAACGGACATCCACACGGTCCTGACGGCGAAATTACCACTTGTCAATTACATATGCGTAACTTCAAAGATGGAGAAACAATCACCATTGAACCTTGGCGTTCGGCTGCCTTTCCTATTATTAAAGATTTGATGGTAGATAGAAGCGCTTACGACAAAATCATTCAAGCCGGTGGTTTTGTATCGGTAAATACAGGCGGTGTTCCTGATGGAAACGCTATACCTATTCCTAAACCTTATGCTGATGAAGCTATGGATGCAGCATCATGTATCGGTTGCGGCGCTTGTGCCGCAGCGTGTAAAAACGGTTCGGCAATGCTCTTTGTGGCAGCCAAAGTAAGCCAGTTGGCATTATTGCCTCAAGGACGAGTAGAAGCTGCACGCCGCGCAAAAGTAATGGTTGCCAAAATGGACGAACTTGGCTTTGGTAACTGTACAAATACGGGAGCTTGTGAAGCTGAATGTCCTAAGAACGTTTCTATCTCTCATATCGCACGTTTAAACAGAGAGTTTTTAAGCGCTAAGTTGAAAGATTAA